A genomic region of Oryza glaberrima chromosome 1, OglaRS2, whole genome shotgun sequence contains the following coding sequences:
- the LOC127753824 gene encoding probable glucuronosyltransferase Os01g0926700 translates to MRRWVLAIAILAAAACFFLGAQAQEVRQGHQTERISGSAGDVLEDDPVGRLKVYVYDLPSKYNKKLLKKDPRCLNHMFAAEIFMHRFLLSSAVRTFNPEEADWFYTPVYTTCDLTPSGLPLPFKSPRMMRSAIELIATNWPYWNRSEGADHFFVTPHDFGACFHYQEEKAIGRGILPLLQRATLVQTFGQKNHVCLKDGSITIPPYAPPQKMQAHLIPPDTPRSIFVYFRGLFYDTSNDPEGGYYARGARASVWENFKNNPLFDISTDHPPTYYEDMQRSVFCLCPLGWAPWSPRLVEAVVFGCIPVIIADDIVLPFADAIPWEEIGVFVAEEDVPKLDSILTSIPTDVILRKQRLLANPSMKQAMLFPQPAQAGDAFHQILNGLARKLPHGENVFLKPGERALNWTAGPVGDLKPW, encoded by the exons ATGAGGAGGTGGGTCTTGGCCATTGCcattcttgctgctgctgcatgcttcTTCCTTGGAGCTCAGGCCCAGGAGGTGCGGCAGGGCCACCAGACAGAGAGGATCTCAG GAAGTGCTGGTGATGTGTTGGAAGATGACCCTGTTGGGAGGCTTAAGGTCTATGTCTATGATCTCCCAAGCAAGTACAACAAGAAGCTGCTGAAGAAGGATCCTAGGTGCCTGAACCACATGTTTGCCGCTGAGATTTTCATGCACCGGTTCCTGTTGTCAAGCGCTGTCCGAACTTTTAATCCCGAGGAAGCTGATTGGTTCTACACACCGGTGTACACTACATGCGACCTGACTCCCTCCGGTCTTCCCTTGCCCTTCAAATCCCCAAGAATGATGCGCAGCGCAATTGAGCTGATTGCAACAAATTGGCCTTACTGGAATAGATCAGAGGGGGCTGATCATTTCTTTGTTACACCACATGACTTTGGCGCTTGCTTCCACTATCAG GAAGAAAAGGCAATTGGACGTGGAATCCTCCCATTGCTTCAGCGTGCCACCCTGGTTCAGACCTTTGGACAAAAGAACCATGTCTGCTTGAAGGACGGCTCGATCACCATTCCGCCATATGCACCCCCACAGAAAATGCAGGCTCATCTTATTCCCCCAGACACCCCTCGGTCTATCTTTGTATATTTCCGTGGTCTGTTCTACGATACCAGCAATGATCCTGAGGGTGGATACTATGCAAG AGGTGCCCGCGCGTCGGTTTGGGAGAATTTCAAGAACAACCCGCTGTTTGACATCTCAACCGATCACCCACCCACGTACTACGAAGATATGCAGAGATCTGTGTTCTGCTTGTGCCCATTGGGCTGGGCTCCATGGAGCCCCAGGCTGGTGGAAGCTGTGGTTTTCGGTTGTATTCCGGTGATCATTGCAGATGACATTGTCCTCCCCTTTGCTGATGCTATCCCCTGGGAGGAGATTGGCGTGTTTGTCGCCGAGGAGGATGTTCCGAAGCTGGACAGTATCCTGACATCCATACCAACAGATGTTATCCTGAGGAAGCAGAGGCTTCTCGCGAACCCGTCGATGAAGCAGGCCATGCTGTTCCCCCAGCCTGCTCAGGCAGGAGATGCATTCCATCAGATACTGAATGGTCTCGCTCGCAAGCTTCCACATGGCGAAAACGTTTTCTTGAAGCCCGGGGAGAGGGCCCTGAACTGGACTGCTGGACCGGTGGGCGACCTGAAGCCTTGGTAG